A genomic window from Periweissella cryptocerci includes:
- a CDS encoding SAM-dependent methyltransferase, with protein sequence MTDKQIVDYIVSNMLHDDDTTIQDTQTAHRLELIAQWDIKPGDKILEIGSGQGDMLAALAYAVGETGHVVGVDIAGADYGAPFTLGQAIDYLKQSELCSRVDAYFNRDILAGTEFLPIQHFDKVVFAHSSWYFDDIAQLAATFAVVRELADTILYAEWDLEITDARQQNHYIAANVQGQLSAFMPEHEANIRTLVTKHHIAQITDKLALQLVNDGAIDSTTMQDADWEVGYVKYAFTLEKLVARGVTPVLAQFFVDQVALIHGANVPLNTYWAVLK encoded by the coding sequence ATGACAGATAAACAAATCGTCGATTATATCGTCAGTAATATGCTCCACGATGATGATACGACAATTCAAGATACACAAACGGCCCACCGTTTAGAGTTAATTGCACAGTGGGATATTAAGCCAGGCGATAAAATTTTAGAAATTGGTTCTGGGCAAGGCGATATGTTGGCGGCACTGGCGTATGCAGTTGGTGAAACTGGGCATGTTGTTGGTGTTGATATTGCTGGTGCAGATTACGGTGCGCCATTTACATTAGGGCAAGCAATTGATTATTTAAAACAATCTGAATTATGCAGTCGTGTTGATGCGTATTTCAATAGAGATATTTTGGCAGGTACTGAATTTTTGCCAATTCAGCATTTTGACAAGGTCGTATTTGCCCACTCGTCATGGTATTTTGATGATATTGCACAGCTAGCGGCAACTTTTGCGGTAGTTCGTGAGTTGGCGGATACCATTTTGTATGCAGAATGGGACTTGGAAATCACGGATGCGCGGCAACAAAATCACTATATCGCTGCTAATGTCCAAGGCCAATTGAGTGCGTTTATGCCTGAACATGAGGCTAATATTCGGACACTTGTGACAAAACACCACATTGCCCAAATTACCGACAAATTAGCGTTGCAACTCGTGAATGATGGCGCAATTGATTCGACGACAATGCAAGATGCGGATTGGGAAGTTGGGTATGTTAAATACGCTTTCACACTAGAAAAATTGGTGGCTCGAGGTGTAACTCCGGTGCTGGCACAGTTTTTCGTGGATCAAGTTGCGTTGATTCATGGTGCCAATGTGCCATTGAATACTTATTGGGCGGTACTGAAGTAA
- a CDS encoding iron-containing alcohol dehydrogenase → MLNFKFKNTTDIRFGEGRIDSELHEVIAQFGNNVLLTYGGGSIKKSGLYERVLKALDGLNVTELSGIEPNPKIDSVRAGQKLVKENDIDVILAVGGGSVIDASKVIGSAKFYDADPWDLVLDPSKRHSINQLPIVDILTLSATGTEMNAGSVISNPETNQKLGSFGPNTPAVSFLDPTLTYSVSKWQTAAGSIDIFSHLTEQYFDKAENIDITRGQMEGIYRSVIKWAPIALQDPENYDARANLMWASTQALNGWVRVGNENGWTVHPIEHELSAYYDITHGVGLGILTPRWMKFVLSAETLPRFAEFGRNVWGINNDNDQVVAELAIQKTYDWVKSLEVPTTLPGVDITDDKHFDVMAASAVKVGNLATGAYVAMTPADVRGLFEQSMTTDGFED, encoded by the coding sequence ATGCTTAATTTTAAATTTAAAAACACAACTGATATTCGTTTTGGTGAAGGACGAATTGATAGTGAATTACACGAAGTAATTGCACAATTTGGGAACAACGTCTTGTTAACTTATGGTGGTGGTTCAATCAAGAAGTCTGGCTTGTACGAACGGGTCTTGAAGGCACTTGATGGCTTGAATGTTACTGAATTGTCTGGGATTGAACCTAATCCAAAGATTGATTCTGTGCGTGCAGGTCAAAAGCTCGTCAAGGAAAATGATATTGATGTCATTTTAGCGGTTGGTGGTGGGTCAGTAATTGATGCGTCGAAGGTTATTGGTTCAGCCAAATTTTACGACGCTGATCCATGGGATTTAGTGCTTGATCCAAGCAAGCGACACAGCATCAACCAATTACCAATTGTTGATATTTTGACACTTTCAGCAACTGGGACGGAAATGAATGCTGGTTCAGTTATTTCTAATCCGGAAACTAACCAAAAGCTTGGTAGCTTCGGCCCAAATACGCCAGCCGTTTCATTCCTTGATCCCACACTGACTTACTCAGTATCCAAGTGGCAAACTGCTGCCGGCTCAATTGATATCTTTTCACACTTAACGGAACAATACTTCGATAAGGCTGAAAATATTGATATTACGCGTGGCCAAATGGAAGGTATCTATCGTTCAGTAATTAAGTGGGCGCCAATTGCCTTGCAAGATCCTGAAAATTACGATGCGCGGGCTAACTTAATGTGGGCTTCAACGCAAGCTTTGAACGGCTGGGTACGGGTTGGTAACGAAAATGGTTGGACAGTTCACCCAATTGAACACGAACTTTCAGCGTATTACGACATCACTCACGGAGTTGGGCTTGGTATCTTGACCCCGCGGTGGATGAAATTTGTTTTGAGTGCCGAAACTTTGCCACGGTTTGCTGAATTTGGCCGGAATGTCTGGGGAATTAACAACGACAATGACCAAGTTGTCGCAGAACTTGCGATTCAAAAGACTTACGACTGGGTGAAGTCATTGGAGGTACCAACAACTTTACCTGGCGTTGATATTACTGATGATAAGCACTTTGATGTGATGGCGGCAAGCGCTGTTAAAGTCGGCAATCTTGCGACTGGTGCGTATGTTGCAATGACACCAGCTGATGTCCGTGGGTTGTTTGAACAATCAATGACAACTGACGGTTTTGAAGATTAA